From a single Paraburkholderia sp. FT54 genomic region:
- a CDS encoding altronate dehydratase family protein: MSSQSPVIRLHPDDNVVISRRQLIPGNRLEADVVAADLVPAGHKVATRPLAAGEPVRRYGQIIGVTTQPVDSGRHVHVHNLAMSEFARDYVIGEDLRSLPPAPSEATFLGIEREDGRIATRNYIGILTSVNCSATVARGIADHFSGPRRDGAALRDFPHIDGVVALTHGAGCATDSEGEGLTVLRRTLAGYAGHANFAGLLIVGLGCETNQISGLMAEQGLSESALLRTFNIQEVGGTTAAVETGVRLIETMLAELPRVERRPVPASRLIVGLQCGGSDGYSGITANPALGAAVDRLVAHGGTAILSETPEIYGAEHLLLRRAVSREVGEKLLERINWWTQYCERHGASMNNNPSAGNKAGGLTTILEKSLGAVAKGGTSALQAVYEYAQPVRAHGLVFMDTPGYDPVSATGQVAGGANLICFTTGRGSAYGCAPSPSIKLGTNNALWARQQADVDINCGPILDGESSIDEMGEQIFRTMLATASGTRTKSELHGYGQSEFVPWQLGAVM, translated from the coding sequence ATGAGCTCCCAATCGCCCGTTATACGGTTGCATCCCGACGACAACGTCGTCATTTCGCGCCGTCAGTTGATACCTGGCAATCGCCTCGAAGCAGACGTCGTCGCCGCGGATCTGGTGCCGGCCGGCCACAAGGTCGCGACCCGGCCGCTCGCGGCCGGCGAGCCCGTGCGGCGCTACGGCCAGATCATTGGCGTCACGACGCAGCCTGTCGACAGCGGCCGCCACGTCCATGTGCACAACCTCGCGATGAGCGAATTCGCGCGCGATTATGTGATCGGCGAGGATCTGCGATCGCTGCCTCCCGCGCCGTCAGAGGCCACATTTCTTGGCATCGAGCGCGAAGATGGACGTATCGCCACACGTAATTACATCGGTATCCTGACGTCTGTAAATTGTTCGGCTACCGTCGCTCGCGGTATCGCCGATCATTTCAGTGGTCCGCGCCGCGACGGTGCCGCGTTACGGGATTTCCCGCACATCGACGGCGTGGTGGCGCTGACGCACGGTGCCGGCTGCGCAACCGACAGCGAAGGCGAGGGACTTACCGTGCTGCGCCGTACGCTGGCCGGATACGCAGGACATGCAAACTTTGCGGGTCTGCTGATTGTCGGACTCGGTTGCGAAACCAATCAGATTTCCGGCCTGATGGCCGAACAGGGATTGAGCGAATCGGCGCTGCTGCGAACGTTCAACATTCAGGAAGTTGGTGGTACTACCGCGGCGGTTGAGACCGGCGTGCGTCTGATCGAGACCATGCTGGCCGAGCTGCCACGCGTCGAACGCCGGCCCGTGCCGGCCAGCCGGTTGATCGTCGGCTTGCAGTGCGGCGGTTCGGACGGCTATTCGGGAATCACCGCGAATCCAGCGCTGGGCGCCGCGGTCGATCGACTCGTGGCGCACGGCGGCACCGCGATCCTGTCGGAAACCCCGGAAATCTATGGCGCCGAACATCTGCTGCTGCGTCGTGCTGTGTCGCGCGAGGTCGGAGAGAAACTGCTCGAACGGATAAACTGGTGGACCCAGTACTGTGAACGGCACGGTGCCAGCATGAACAACAATCCGTCCGCCGGCAACAAGGCCGGTGGATTGACCACCATTCTCGAGAAGTCACTCGGGGCGGTGGCCAAAGGCGGCACTTCCGCACTGCAGGCGGTCTACGAATACGCTCAGCCGGTCCGGGCGCATGGCCTGGTATTCATGGATACCCCTGGCTATGATCCGGTGTCTGCAACCGGCCAGGTCGCCGGTGGCGCGAACCTGATCTGCTTCACCACCGGGCGCGGTTCTGCTTATGGCTGCGCGCCGTCTCCGTCGATCAAGCTCGGCACCAACAACGCGCTTTGGGCGCGTCAGCAAGCCGACGTCGACATCAATTGCGGACCCATACTGGACGGTGAATCAAGCATCGATGAGATGGGCGAGCAGATATTCCGCACGATGCTGGCTACCGCATCGGGAACGCGTACCAAAAGCGAGTTGCATGGCTACGGACAATCAGAGTTCGTACCATGGCAGCTGGGCGCGGTCATGTGA
- a CDS encoding MFS transporter has product MSTTDVLPVSESFEDRTYRKVTLKIVPILVICYVAAYFDRVNISFAKLQMQSALGLSDTVYGLGAAIFFIGYFLFETPSNLILHRIGARRWITRIMISWGITSSAMMFVNGPVAFYVLRFLLGAFEAGFMPGVILYFTYWYPARRRARMVALFMTGIAIAGTIGGPLAGFVMTEFSGIGGLAGWQWLMLVEGLPTIVLGVLVYLMLVDRIEDGKWLTHEEKTLLRDNLAAEVTPQRAHDVKSAFKNPYTALLALIYFLVLNGQFGLSFWMPQLIKNSGVSEPLSIGLLSAVPYAVTGLLMVLIGRSSDRTGERRVHLALCIFAGTVGYCVCAWFSHNTVIATAGLSLAAVGIISSYGIFWTMPPKFLSGSAAAAGIAIINSVGSLGGFVSPYAIGKLTDMTGSTDLGMYVIAAMTAAAAVLVLFAIPKHICNDPA; this is encoded by the coding sequence ATGAGTACCACCGACGTCTTGCCGGTCAGCGAATCATTTGAGGATCGCACCTACCGGAAAGTCACGCTCAAGATCGTGCCGATCCTGGTCATTTGCTATGTCGCGGCTTACTTCGACCGCGTCAACATCAGTTTCGCGAAGCTGCAGATGCAAAGCGCTCTGGGGCTATCGGATACGGTGTATGGACTGGGCGCCGCGATCTTCTTCATCGGCTACTTTCTGTTTGAGACACCGAGCAACCTGATTCTGCACAGGATCGGCGCGCGACGCTGGATTACCCGGATCATGATTTCCTGGGGTATTACGTCGTCGGCGATGATGTTCGTCAACGGTCCAGTGGCGTTCTACGTGCTGCGCTTCCTGCTAGGCGCATTCGAAGCCGGGTTCATGCCCGGCGTGATCCTGTACTTCACCTACTGGTACCCGGCCCGGCGGCGTGCGCGGATGGTCGCGCTGTTCATGACGGGCATCGCGATTGCCGGCACGATTGGCGGCCCGCTGGCGGGCTTTGTCATGACGGAGTTTAGCGGGATCGGCGGCCTGGCCGGCTGGCAATGGTTGATGCTGGTCGAAGGCTTGCCGACTATCGTGCTCGGCGTACTCGTGTACCTGATGCTGGTAGACCGGATCGAGGACGGGAAATGGCTCACGCACGAAGAAAAGACGCTGCTGCGGGACAACCTCGCTGCTGAGGTCACGCCGCAGCGCGCGCACGACGTAAAAAGCGCATTCAAGAATCCCTACACCGCGCTGCTTGCGCTGATCTACTTCCTGGTGCTCAACGGCCAGTTCGGCCTGTCGTTCTGGATGCCGCAACTGATTAAAAACTCAGGCGTGTCCGAGCCACTGTCAATCGGCCTGTTATCGGCGGTGCCTTACGCGGTGACGGGCCTGTTGATGGTATTGATCGGCCGCAGTTCCGACCGCACCGGCGAGCGGCGCGTGCACCTCGCGCTCTGTATTTTCGCGGGCACCGTCGGCTACTGCGTGTGCGCGTGGTTCTCGCACAATACGGTGATCGCCACCGCCGGGCTGTCGCTCGCTGCGGTTGGCATCATCAGCTCGTACGGCATCTTCTGGACCATGCCGCCGAAGTTTTTGAGCGGTAGCGCGGCCGCGGCCGGTATCGCAATCATCAATTCGGTCGGCAGTCTGGGCGGCTTCGTCAGCCCCTATGCGATTGGCAAGCTAACCGACATGACCGGCAGCACGGATCTCGGCATGTATGTGATTGCTGCCATGACTGCCGCGGCTGCGGTGCTCGTGCTCTTCGCGATACCGAAGCACATCTGCAACGATCCAGCTTAG
- a CDS encoding DUF2827 family protein, protein MHNATLCADLGYYYRDNDATQGAQQVLAALDTHDAQASSYRVRQRALIGRFSPNDPQLVAAYSALLDDLMRRPIR, encoded by the coding sequence GGACCTTGGCTACTATTATCGGGACAATGACGCGACGCAGGGTGCGCAGCAGGTATTGGCGGCACTCGATACGCACGATGCGCAGGCGTCGTCGTACCGAGTGCGTCAACGCGCGTTGATCGGGCGGTTCTCGCCCAATGACCCGCAACTCGTGGCTGCGTATAGCGCGTTGCTCGATGATCTGATGCGTAGGCCAATCCGGTGA